The following coding sequences lie in one Alloacidobacterium dinghuense genomic window:
- a CDS encoding PadR family transcriptional regulator: MPKTDSLQGSLDLLVLKILSRRPRLHGYAIMSAIGEMSADVLRAEEGSLYPALHRMEEAGWIRAEWVTKDNGRRARVYELTAAGKRQLVAEESRWVTVTSAVNRILRTV; this comes from the coding sequence ATGCCGAAGACCGATTCGCTGCAGGGTTCGCTTGATTTGCTTGTGCTGAAAATTCTTTCGCGCAGACCGCGTTTACATGGCTACGCGATCATGTCCGCGATTGGTGAAATGTCCGCCGACGTGCTGCGTGCAGAGGAAGGCTCGCTCTATCCAGCATTGCATCGGATGGAAGAGGCCGGCTGGATTCGCGCGGAGTGGGTAACTAAAGATAACGGTCGGCGAGCGCGTGTCTACGAACTCACTGCGGCGGGGAAAAGGCAACTTGTCGCTGAGGAATCGCGTTGGGTGACGGTGACTTCTGCGGTGAATCGCATTTTGAGGACGGTGTGA
- a CDS encoding ABC transporter permease, translated as MSLWSRISNVFRGECLNRDIEEEFEAHVAEAVEQGRDPEEARRALGAAIRQRQESHDVRVIGWLDSLRADLVFGWRQLKRNKVTSAAAILSLALAIGACTSAFRLIDALLLRPLPVKHPERLYVLSRYGMGFDNKPGEWDSWAYPCFQLMRAAAKDEAELIAVSYVSRTDITYKTDNEIEKANVQYVSGWLFPTYGIEPALGRLFTENDDLKPGAAPYAVLSYDYWTRRFGRDPHVIGRTLHVDDRVYGGVFEIIGVSEKKFTGTEPGTLVDIFVPTMMHNGVTRNDWTWFRTLAVVSPGVAIEPLRAKLEAVSHAFEAQRLSGETGLSQETLKNVLANQVRMEPAPTGASGMQQEYSHALAALAVLVLMVLLIACANVANLMTAQAAARAREMALRVSIGAGRWRLVQMVLVESILLACLAAASGALFAWWSAPFVVSMINPPDNPARVILPADWRVLGFGIALTLIVVLLFGLLPALRASSVKPVSILKGGDDPHSRQRMMHGMIALQVAFCFLVLFVAGLFVTTFERLSNKSTGFSTERILLLETTSRPAQSSLYWDQVADHLRSVPGVERVSQASWALLKGVGWNDSISVNGGPPSVDLAYFLSVSPGFLETMRIPLLAGRDFREGDLYPNAAIVNETFARKFLNDANPVGRAFVKASDDGSRERMQVIGVMRDAYYRGLREPMLPVIFTPIHNMNKNGEMHPLKSDTFIVRTASANPMALASMLRQDVAKARSGFHVSNVRTQLELNQSQTIRERLLATLAFFFGAVALLLAGVGLYGVLNYSVQQREREIGIRMALGARIGDVARRVTAGIAFAVIVGTIAGLALGMASVRYVESLLYEVKATDANVLAVPCLTILLAVVIAAVPAVLRALRIDPVAMLRVE; from the coding sequence ATGTCTCTCTGGTCGCGTATCTCGAATGTGTTTCGCGGCGAATGCCTGAACCGCGATATCGAAGAAGAGTTTGAAGCGCACGTTGCCGAAGCGGTTGAGCAGGGACGCGATCCAGAAGAAGCGCGGCGGGCACTGGGCGCTGCGATACGGCAGCGGCAGGAGAGCCACGATGTCCGCGTGATTGGCTGGCTCGATTCGCTGCGGGCTGATCTTGTGTTTGGGTGGCGGCAGCTGAAGCGCAACAAAGTGACCTCCGCTGCGGCGATTCTTTCGCTGGCACTGGCGATTGGCGCCTGCACTTCGGCGTTTCGGCTGATTGATGCGTTGCTGCTGCGTCCATTACCAGTGAAACATCCGGAGCGGCTGTATGTTTTGTCGCGGTATGGGATGGGTTTCGACAACAAGCCGGGTGAATGGGATTCGTGGGCGTATCCGTGCTTTCAGCTGATGCGCGCTGCGGCGAAAGACGAGGCGGAATTGATTGCGGTCTCGTATGTTAGTCGCACGGACATCACATACAAAACCGACAACGAGATAGAGAAGGCGAATGTGCAGTATGTGTCGGGTTGGCTATTCCCCACATATGGCATTGAGCCTGCGCTGGGCCGGTTGTTTACGGAGAATGATGATCTAAAGCCGGGCGCGGCTCCGTATGCGGTGCTTTCCTACGACTATTGGACGCGGCGCTTCGGGCGTGACCCTCATGTGATTGGGCGTACTCTCCATGTTGACGACCGCGTTTATGGGGGCGTTTTTGAGATTATTGGCGTCAGTGAGAAGAAATTCACTGGCACAGAGCCGGGTACGCTTGTCGATATTTTTGTTCCAACGATGATGCATAACGGCGTCACGCGCAATGACTGGACATGGTTTCGCACACTGGCTGTCGTCAGTCCGGGAGTTGCGATTGAGCCGTTGCGAGCAAAGTTGGAGGCGGTCAGCCATGCGTTTGAGGCGCAAAGGCTGAGCGGTGAGACCGGGCTGTCGCAGGAGACGCTAAAGAATGTGCTCGCCAATCAGGTGCGGATGGAACCTGCGCCCACGGGTGCGTCTGGAATGCAACAGGAATACAGTCACGCGCTGGCTGCTCTTGCAGTGCTGGTGCTGATGGTTCTGCTGATTGCCTGCGCGAACGTAGCAAACCTGATGACGGCGCAGGCTGCGGCTCGGGCGCGCGAAATGGCGCTGCGGGTTTCGATTGGCGCGGGTCGGTGGAGACTGGTGCAGATGGTGCTTGTCGAAAGCATACTGCTGGCGTGTCTTGCGGCCGCGAGCGGAGCGCTATTCGCATGGTGGTCTGCGCCGTTCGTGGTGAGCATGATCAATCCGCCGGATAATCCTGCGCGAGTGATTTTGCCTGCGGACTGGCGTGTGCTTGGGTTTGGGATTGCGCTGACGCTGATTGTTGTTCTGCTCTTCGGGCTGCTGCCTGCGCTGCGGGCTTCGTCGGTCAAGCCGGTCAGCATTTTGAAAGGCGGCGATGATCCGCATTCGCGGCAGCGGATGATGCATGGGATGATTGCGTTGCAGGTGGCCTTCTGTTTTCTGGTGCTATTTGTGGCCGGACTGTTTGTGACTACATTTGAACGGCTTTCAAACAAGTCCACGGGGTTTTCTACTGAGAGGATTTTATTGCTGGAGACGACAAGCCGTCCTGCGCAGTCGTCGCTTTACTGGGATCAGGTGGCTGACCATTTGCGCTCGGTGCCGGGAGTTGAGCGCGTATCGCAAGCTTCATGGGCTCTGCTGAAAGGCGTTGGTTGGAATGATTCGATCTCGGTGAATGGAGGGCCCCCGAGCGTTGACCTTGCTTATTTTCTAAGCGTCTCTCCAGGCTTTCTGGAGACCATGCGGATTCCGCTGCTTGCCGGCAGGGATTTTCGCGAGGGCGATCTGTATCCCAACGCCGCGATCGTGAATGAAACGTTTGCCAGGAAATTTTTGAATGATGCGAATCCAGTTGGGCGTGCCTTTGTGAAGGCGTCGGATGACGGCTCGCGTGAACGCATGCAGGTGATTGGCGTGATGCGCGATGCTTATTACCGCGGGCTTCGCGAGCCGATGCTGCCTGTTATCTTTACTCCGATTCACAACATGAATAAAAACGGGGAAATGCATCCGTTAAAGAGCGATACGTTCATTGTGCGCACCGCGTCAGCAAATCCGATGGCGCTGGCCTCGATGCTGCGGCAGGACGTGGCGAAGGCGCGCTCCGGGTTTCACGTCTCAAATGTGCGGACGCAGTTGGAGCTAAACCAGTCGCAGACGATACGCGAACGCCTGCTGGCGACGCTGGCTTTCTTCTTCGGCGCGGTTGCGCTGCTGCTTGCCGGGGTTGGGTTGTACGGTGTGTTGAATTATTCAGTACAGCAGCGGGAGCGCGAGATTGGGATTCGCATGGCGCTAGGCGCGCGAATTGGGGATGTTGCGCGGCGCGTCACGGCGGGGATTGCGTTCGCGGTGATCGTGGGTACGATTGCGGGTTTGGCTCTCGGTATGGCTTCAGTGCGTTATGTCGAGTCGCTGCTGTATGAAGTAAAGGCTACCGATGCTAATGTGCTGGCAGTTCCCTGCCTCACGATTCTCCTGGCGGTTGTAATTGCTGCTGTACCTGCAGTGCTGCGGGCGCTGCGGATCGATCCGGTTGCGATGCTGCGGGTTGAGTGA